A region from the Alosa alosa isolate M-15738 ecotype Scorff River chromosome 7, AALO_Geno_1.1, whole genome shotgun sequence genome encodes:
- the slc25a10b gene encoding mitochondrial dicarboxylate carrier, whose translation MTEKRMSRWYFGGLASCGAACCTHPLDLVKVHLQTQQEVKMKMVGMAMHVVKNDGFLALYNGLSASLCRQMSYSLTRFAIYETVRDMIGSGSQGPMPFYQKVLLGAFGGFTGGFIGTPADMVNVRMQNDVKLPPELRRNYKHALDGLYRVFREEGVRRLFSGATMASSRGALVTVGQLACYDQAKQLVLGTGILGDNILTHFLSSFIAGGCATFLCQPLDVMKTRLMNSKGEYSGVIHCLKDTAKLGPLGFYKGLVPAGIRLIPHTVLTFLFLEQLKKYFGIVVVT comes from the exons ATGACGGAAAAACGGATGTCTCGCTGGTATTTCGGGGGTCTCGCCTCGTGCGGGGCTGCCTGCTGCACGCACCCGCTGGATCTGGTAAAG GTGCACCTGCAGACACAACAGGAGGTGAAGATGAAGATGGTCGGCATGGCGATGCACGTGGTGAAGAACGACGGTTTCTTGGCCCTCTACAACGGACTCAGTGCCTCCCTGTGCAgacaa ATGTCGTACTCTCTGACGCGGTTTGCCATCTATGAGACGGTGAGGGACATGATTGGCAGTGGCTCTCAGGGTCCCATGCCATTCTACCAGAAGGTCCTGCTGGGAGCCTTCGGag GCTTTACTGGAGGCTTCATTGGGACTCCTGCTGATATGGtgaatgtgag AATGCAGAATGATGTGAAGCTTCCTCCAGAGCTGAGGAGAAa CTATAAACATGCACTAGATGGACTTTACAGGGTGTTCAGGGAAG AGGGTGTGAGGAGGCTGTTTTCCGGAGCCACCATGGCCTCGAGCAGAGGAGCTCTGGTCACCGTCGGGCAG CTGGCCTGCTATGACCAGGCCAAGCAGCTGGTCCTAGGCACTGGTATCCTAGGAGACAACATCCTCACCCATTTCCTTTCCAGCTTCATCGCT ggtGGCTGTGCTACATTCCTCTGTCAGCCACTGGACGTGATGAAGACCAGGCTGATGAACTCTAAAGGAGAATATTCG GGGGTGATTCATTGCTTGAAGGACACAGCCAAACTGGGACCATTAGGATTTTATAAG GGTTTGGTTCCGGCCGGAATTCGGCTGATCCCTCACACAGTGCTCACCTTCCTCTTCCTGGAGCAGCTCAAGAAGTACTTCGGCATCGTCGTGGTTACTTGA